In the genome of Nocardioides seonyuensis, one region contains:
- the pepN gene encoding aminopeptidase N codes for MSLTLHEARERAALITDVETVVHLDLTSTADFAVEATLTFGCTEPGASSFLELAGASDVTLDGEPAPYDGRRIALHDLAARNEVRVTARLPYVTDGDSMTVTIDPADGERYVCGFTAMDIAQKVIPCFDQPDLKTTFTVSVTAPSHWTVLANGVLAGREPGEQGDTWLFAPTPRVSSYLFFVAGGPWVSVTWDEPYAPAPGGTLPFGWHARASQERELRRDADELRRITSTCFQHYTSVFDEPYAFGDYQQVFTPGLNWGAMEFPGCVAFRDQLLTQGTPTALDRQYTASVIAHEMAHMWFGDLVTMRWWEDTWLNESFADFMGYDVAGTAAGYTDSWTDAALTRKPTGYAADRRRSTHLIAEDPEKLVDVDTAFANFDMITYAKGNAVLRQLGVWLGEDFLAGVNRHLSAHAFGNATLADFLDALDSSTDRDVRAWADAWLRTTGFDTIHVTRDGDVPVLVREGSRPHRLSVAAYDDSMRLLEAVLVDLADEPVRLKGFAGRVVVPNAGDETFASLRLDDHSWTAVEAGLSDLESPLTRAVLWWTAIDRVQARELDLDRILDLADTHLRPERHPVVLEAVLGFLQALVRRYATPEQVGGLLERVSGIARAALDSGDPALAPGASRALAATSHDRDALVAWLGEHDVDQEVRWAVVHRLAALGDDSHVAAEQERDRSVSGHHAALAARAAVPTPEAKAEAWSLLMGGTLSNHEFTAVASGFWDWEQAALVEPYVERHLTEGLALARESGQAMSRIVGRAGFPWLPLPDAVRRSLRARLAEVLETEDVPTVLARTWNDALDDLDRVIG; via the coding sequence GTGTCCCTCACCCTCCACGAAGCCCGCGAGCGGGCCGCGCTCATCACCGACGTCGAGACCGTCGTCCACCTCGACCTGACCTCGACCGCCGACTTCGCCGTCGAGGCCACCCTCACGTTCGGCTGCACCGAACCTGGGGCGAGCAGCTTCCTAGAGCTCGCCGGTGCCAGCGACGTGACCCTCGACGGTGAGCCGGCGCCGTACGACGGCCGGCGCATCGCCCTGCACGACCTGGCCGCACGCAACGAGGTCCGGGTCACCGCCCGCCTGCCGTACGTCACCGACGGTGACAGCATGACCGTGACGATCGACCCCGCCGACGGCGAGCGCTACGTGTGCGGCTTCACGGCCATGGACATCGCCCAGAAGGTCATCCCCTGCTTCGACCAGCCCGACCTCAAGACGACCTTCACCGTGTCGGTGACCGCCCCGTCGCACTGGACCGTGCTGGCCAACGGCGTCCTGGCCGGCCGGGAGCCCGGTGAGCAGGGTGACACCTGGCTATTCGCGCCGACGCCGCGTGTCTCCTCCTACCTCTTCTTCGTCGCCGGCGGGCCGTGGGTCTCGGTCACCTGGGACGAGCCCTACGCCCCCGCTCCCGGCGGCACGCTGCCTTTCGGTTGGCACGCTCGAGCGTCCCAGGAGCGCGAGCTCCGCCGCGACGCCGACGAGCTGCGTCGCATCACCAGCACGTGCTTCCAGCACTACACCTCGGTCTTCGACGAGCCCTACGCGTTCGGCGACTACCAGCAGGTCTTCACCCCCGGGCTCAACTGGGGCGCGATGGAGTTCCCGGGGTGCGTGGCGTTCCGTGACCAGCTCCTCACACAGGGCACGCCGACCGCGCTCGACCGGCAGTACACCGCGTCGGTGATCGCCCACGAGATGGCGCACATGTGGTTCGGCGACCTGGTGACGATGCGCTGGTGGGAGGACACCTGGCTCAACGAGTCCTTCGCCGACTTCATGGGCTACGACGTCGCAGGGACGGCAGCCGGCTACACCGACTCCTGGACCGACGCGGCCTTGACGCGCAAGCCGACGGGCTACGCCGCCGACCGCCGCCGCTCGACCCACCTCATCGCCGAGGACCCCGAGAAGCTCGTCGACGTCGACACCGCCTTCGCCAACTTCGACATGATCACCTATGCCAAGGGCAACGCGGTTCTGCGCCAGCTGGGTGTGTGGCTCGGCGAGGACTTCCTCGCCGGGGTCAACCGGCACCTCTCTGCGCACGCCTTCGGCAACGCGACGCTCGCCGACTTCCTCGACGCCCTCGACTCCTCGACCGACCGTGACGTCCGCGCCTGGGCCGACGCCTGGTTGCGGACCACCGGCTTCGACACCATCCACGTCACGCGCGACGGTGACGTCCCCGTGCTGGTGCGCGAGGGCTCCCGGCCCCACCGTCTCTCGGTGGCGGCCTACGACGACTCGATGCGGCTCCTCGAGGCCGTCCTGGTCGATCTCGCGGACGAGCCGGTCCGGCTCAAGGGGTTCGCGGGACGGGTGGTCGTTCCCAACGCGGGCGACGAGACGTTCGCCTCCTTGCGTCTCGACGACCACTCCTGGACGGCGGTGGAGGCCGGGCTGTCCGACCTGGAGTCACCCCTGACACGGGCCGTCCTGTGGTGGACGGCGATCGACCGTGTCCAGGCGCGCGAGCTCGACCTCGACCGGATCCTCGACCTCGCCGACACCCATCTCCGGCCCGAGCGGCACCCGGTGGTCCTCGAGGCCGTGCTCGGCTTCCTGCAGGCCCTGGTCCGGCGCTACGCGACCCCGGAACAGGTGGGCGGCCTGCTCGAGCGCGTCTCGGGCATCGCCCGGGCCGCGCTGGACAGTGGCGACCCCGCCCTCGCCCCTGGCGCCTCGCGCGCGCTCGCAGCCACCTCCCACGACCGTGACGCCCTCGTCGCCTGGCTCGGGGAGCACGACGTCGACCAGGAGGTGCGCTGGGCCGTCGTCCACCGTCTCGCTGCCCTGGGGGACGACAGCCACGTGGCGGCGGAGCAGGAGCGCGACCGGTCGGTCTCGGGCCACCACGCGGCGCTGGCGGCCCGCGCCGCCGTACCCACCCCCGAGGCGAAGGCTGAGGCGTGGTCCCTCCTGATGGGCGGCACGCTGAGCAACCACGAGTTCACGGCCGTGGCCTCGGGGTTCTGGGACTGGGAGCAGGCGGCACTGGTCGAGCCCTACGTCGAGCGACACCTGACCGAGGGCCTGGCGCTGGCGCGAGAGTCCGGCCAGGCCATGAGCCGTATCGTCGGCCGCGCGGGCTTCCCGTGGCTCCCCCTGCCCGACGCCGTACGCCGCTCGCTGCGGGCGCGCCTGGCCGAGGTGCTCGAGACCGAGGACGTCCCCACCGTCCTGGCGCGGACCTGGAACGACGCCCTCGACGACCTCGACCGCGTCATCGGCTGA
- a CDS encoding 50S ribosomal protein L25/general stress protein Ctc — MSAPEKIVAETRTEFGKGAARRIRRDNKIPAVIYGHGNETAHVTLPGHQTMMALKHGGSNALLALDVDGTEQLALTKQVQIDPIRRLIEHIDFVAVRRGEKVTVDVPVHVVGEAGPDTLVVTENSTLQVEAEATHIPEFFEVSVEGAAVGTQIHAKDLSLPSGTTLLSDDELLIVNVTQQISAEALEAELEEAEAEAGIEHDAPEAETPAEGVTEETAAEGESTDSE; from the coding sequence ATGTCTGCACCCGAGAAGATCGTCGCCGAGACCCGCACCGAGTTCGGCAAGGGCGCGGCTCGCCGCATCCGTCGCGACAACAAGATCCCCGCCGTCATCTACGGCCACGGCAACGAGACGGCCCACGTCACCCTCCCGGGCCACCAGACCATGATGGCGCTCAAGCACGGCGGCTCCAACGCCCTCCTCGCGCTCGACGTCGACGGCACCGAGCAGCTGGCTCTCACCAAGCAGGTCCAGATCGACCCGATCCGCCGCCTCATCGAGCACATCGACTTCGTCGCCGTCCGTCGCGGCGAGAAGGTCACCGTCGACGTCCCCGTCCACGTCGTCGGCGAGGCCGGTCCCGACACCCTGGTGGTCACCGAGAACTCCACCCTGCAGGTCGAGGCCGAGGCCACCCACATCCCCGAGTTCTTCGAGGTCTCCGTCGAGGGCGCGGCTGTCGGCACCCAGATCCACGCCAAGGACCTCTCTCTGCCGTCGGGCACGACCCTGCTCTCCGACGACGAGCTGCTCATCGTCAACGTGACCCAGCAGATCTCCGCCGAGGCCCTCGAGGCCGAGCTGGAGGAGGCCGAGGCCGAGGCCGGCATCGAGCACGACGCTCCCGAGGCCGAGACCCCTGCCGAGGGTGTGACCGAGGAGACCGCTGCCGAGGGCGAGTCCACCGACTCGGAGTGA
- a CDS encoding glycosyltransferase produces MTALLVANDGGHIMQLHTLRPRLDVQDVVWVTPRTPQTESLLAGEVVHWVEPSPPRDLRAVVRNAARCRALFERYDVSLVVSTGAALALSVLPLARMHNIETVYIESATRSDAPSVSGRAMALFPGVRTFSQSTSLSRGRWTYLASPWDLYESALGEPRPISRMVVSVGTQEGYGFRRLVERLASLVPAGTEVLWQTGCTDVEGLGIDGRVSVPSAEMASAIAESDVVVAHAGTGIALMALENGKFPVLVPRRELHGEHVDNHQLAIALDLSLRDLCVSREADKLKLADLHYAAARSVTKATAPSVLDLVPRPRRDSRVLLPT; encoded by the coding sequence GTGACCGCCCTCCTCGTGGCCAACGACGGCGGCCACATCATGCAGCTGCACACCCTGCGCCCGCGACTGGACGTCCAGGACGTGGTCTGGGTGACTCCGCGGACGCCCCAGACCGAGTCGCTGCTCGCCGGCGAGGTCGTGCACTGGGTCGAGCCGTCTCCTCCTCGTGACCTGCGAGCGGTCGTGCGCAACGCAGCGCGCTGCCGTGCACTCTTCGAGCGGTACGACGTGTCGCTGGTCGTCAGCACCGGGGCAGCGCTCGCGCTGTCCGTGCTGCCACTGGCCCGGATGCACAACATCGAGACGGTCTACATTGAGTCGGCCACCCGATCGGATGCTCCGTCGGTGTCGGGACGCGCGATGGCCCTCTTCCCAGGGGTGCGCACCTTCAGCCAGTCCACCTCTCTGAGCCGTGGCCGATGGACCTACCTGGCGTCACCGTGGGACCTCTACGAGTCAGCACTCGGCGAGCCGCGACCCATCTCGAGGATGGTCGTGAGCGTGGGTACCCAGGAGGGCTACGGGTTCCGACGTCTGGTGGAGCGGCTCGCCTCGCTGGTGCCTGCAGGAACAGAGGTGCTGTGGCAGACAGGGTGCACCGATGTCGAGGGCCTCGGCATCGACGGGCGCGTCAGCGTCCCCTCGGCAGAGATGGCCAGCGCGATCGCGGAGAGCGACGTCGTGGTGGCGCATGCCGGTACGGGCATCGCCCTCATGGCCCTGGAGAACGGCAAGTTCCCGGTGTTGGTCCCGCGTCGGGAGCTTCACGGCGAGCACGTCGACAACCACCAGCTGGCCATCGCGCTGGACCTCAGCCTTCGTGACCTGTGCGTCTCCCGAGAGGCCGACAAGCTGAAGCTCGCCGACCTCCACTACGCGGCGGCGCGGTCGGTGACGAAGGCGACGGCTCCCTCCGTCCTCGACCTGGTGCCGCGTCCCCGACGCGACTCGAGGGTCCTGCTGCCGACCTGA
- a CDS encoding ribose-phosphate diphosphokinase, with the protein MTGMKKTTEKNLMVFSGRAHPALSEEVADLLGCGLVPQNAYAFANGELYVRYQESVRGCDAFVIQSHTAPINEWIMEHLIMVDALKRASAKRITVVMPFYGYARQDKKHRGREPISARLVADLFKTAGADRLITVDLHADQIQGFFDGPVDHLMALPILTDYVKNKYGDDKLAVVSPDAGRIKVAERWSARLGGVPLAFIHKTRNIDRPNETVANRVVGEVKDRICILTDDMIDTGGTIVKAAEACMEDGAAGVIIAATHPILSDPAVDRLKNSPATEVIVTDTLPVAPEKQFDKLTTLSIAPLIARAIREVFEDGSVTSMFDGHA; encoded by the coding sequence GTGACCGGAATGAAGAAGACCACCGAGAAGAACCTGATGGTCTTCAGCGGCAGGGCGCACCCCGCCCTCTCCGAGGAGGTCGCCGACCTGCTCGGGTGCGGCCTGGTGCCGCAGAACGCCTACGCCTTCGCCAACGGCGAGCTCTACGTCCGCTACCAGGAGTCGGTCCGCGGGTGCGACGCCTTCGTGATCCAGAGCCACACGGCCCCGATCAACGAGTGGATCATGGAGCACCTCATCATGGTCGACGCCCTCAAGAGGGCCTCTGCCAAGCGGATCACCGTCGTGATGCCTTTCTACGGCTACGCCCGCCAGGACAAGAAGCACCGCGGCCGCGAGCCGATCTCGGCGCGGCTCGTCGCCGACCTGTTCAAGACCGCCGGCGCCGACCGGCTGATCACGGTCGACCTCCACGCCGACCAGATCCAGGGGTTCTTCGACGGCCCGGTCGACCACCTGATGGCGCTGCCGATCCTCACCGACTACGTCAAGAACAAGTACGGCGACGACAAGCTCGCCGTGGTCTCGCCCGACGCCGGCCGCATCAAGGTGGCCGAGCGCTGGTCGGCCCGCCTCGGCGGTGTGCCGCTCGCGTTCATCCACAAGACCCGCAACATCGACCGGCCCAACGAGACCGTCGCCAACCGCGTCGTCGGCGAGGTCAAGGACCGCATCTGCATCCTGACCGACGACATGATCGACACCGGCGGCACCATCGTGAAGGCCGCCGAGGCGTGCATGGAGGACGGTGCGGCGGGCGTGATCATCGCCGCCACCCACCCGATCCTCTCCGACCCGGCCGTCGACCGCCTCAAGAACTCCCCGGCGACCGAGGTGATCGTCACCGACACCCTTCCCGTCGCTCCGGAGAAGCAGTTCGACAAGCTGACGACGCTCTCGATCGCGCCCCTGATCGCGCGGGCGATCCGCGAGGTGTTCGAGGACGGCTCCGTCACCTCGATGTTCGACGGTCACGCATAG
- the glmU gene encoding bifunctional UDP-N-acetylglucosamine diphosphorylase/glucosamine-1-phosphate N-acetyltransferase GlmU, translated as MGNLTVIVLAAGGGTRMKSKTMKVLHPIAGRSMIGHVLKAVQAVEPSRVVAVVGHQREQVGPHITELMPEAMLAVQETQEGTGHAVRIAMESCGATTGTVIVAAGDTPMLEGESLRTFAEEHEAAQRAVSILSGRVANPSGYGRIVRNDEGDVEAIVEEKEATPEQRQISEINSGILAFDAAFLVEALPRISNDNAKGEYYLTDVVGIARDTGLTVGAHLLEDFTQTEGANDRAQLAELGKEMNRRIVTRWMRDGVTVMDPATTWIEADVVLEPDVTILPGTQLLGATLVHEDAVVGPDTTLKDCEVGAGARVIRTHGELAVVGEGADVGPFAYLRPGTRLGRHGKIGTFVETKNSTIGEGAKVPHLSYVGDAEIGEGTNIGAGTIFANYDGVNKSRTVVGRHARTGSNNTFVAPVEIGDGAATGGGTVVRRNVPPGALAVSGGPQRNLEGWAVSKRAGTAQAAAAADAGDDVTES; from the coding sequence ATGGGCAACCTCACCGTGATCGTCCTCGCCGCTGGCGGCGGCACCCGCATGAAGTCGAAGACCATGAAGGTGCTCCACCCGATCGCCGGGCGCAGCATGATCGGCCACGTGCTCAAGGCCGTGCAGGCCGTCGAGCCGAGTCGCGTGGTGGCCGTGGTCGGCCACCAGCGTGAGCAGGTCGGGCCACACATCACCGAGCTGATGCCCGAGGCGATGCTGGCCGTCCAGGAGACGCAGGAGGGCACCGGCCACGCCGTACGCATCGCGATGGAGAGCTGCGGCGCGACCACCGGCACGGTCATCGTCGCTGCAGGTGACACCCCGATGCTGGAGGGCGAGAGCCTCCGCACGTTCGCCGAGGAGCACGAGGCGGCCCAGCGGGCGGTGTCGATCCTCAGCGGGCGTGTCGCGAACCCGTCCGGATACGGCCGCATCGTGCGCAACGACGAGGGTGACGTCGAGGCCATCGTGGAGGAGAAGGAGGCCACTCCCGAGCAGCGGCAGATCAGCGAGATCAACTCCGGGATCCTCGCCTTCGACGCGGCTTTCCTCGTGGAGGCCCTGCCCCGGATCTCCAACGACAACGCCAAGGGCGAGTACTACCTCACCGACGTCGTGGGCATCGCCCGCGACACCGGCCTGACGGTCGGCGCCCACCTGCTCGAGGACTTCACCCAGACCGAGGGAGCCAACGACCGCGCCCAGCTCGCTGAGCTCGGCAAGGAGATGAACCGTCGGATCGTCACCCGCTGGATGAGGGACGGGGTGACCGTGATGGACCCCGCGACGACCTGGATCGAGGCCGACGTGGTGCTCGAGCCCGACGTCACCATCCTGCCCGGCACACAGCTCCTCGGGGCGACCCTCGTCCACGAGGACGCCGTGGTGGGGCCCGACACCACCCTCAAGGACTGCGAGGTCGGCGCCGGGGCTCGCGTCATCCGCACCCACGGCGAGCTCGCGGTCGTCGGGGAGGGGGCCGACGTCGGGCCGTTCGCCTACCTCCGCCCAGGCACGAGGCTCGGCCGCCACGGCAAGATCGGCACCTTCGTCGAGACCAAGAACTCCACGATCGGTGAGGGCGCCAAGGTGCCCCACCTCTCCTACGTGGGCGACGCCGAGATCGGCGAGGGCACCAACATCGGCGCCGGCACGATCTTCGCCAACTACGACGGTGTCAACAAGTCCCGCACCGTCGTCGGCCGGCACGCCAGGACGGGTTCCAACAACACCTTCGTCGCCCCCGTCGAGATCGGTGACGGGGCCGCGACGGGCGGCGGCACCGTCGTACGCCGAAACGTGCCGCCGGGCGCCCTGGCGGTCAGCGGCGGACCTCAGCGGAACCTCGAGGGCTGGGCCGTCTCCAAGCGCGCGGGGACCGCCCAGGCGGCCGCCGCTGCCGACGCCGGTGACGACGTGACAGAATCCTGA
- the pth gene encoding aminoacyl-tRNA hydrolase: MSDPAGATGSDVWLVVGLGNPGPTYAGHRHNVGYLVADELARRLGPVPKGGPWRSHKTGRADVVEGRLGLGGPRVVLARPRSYMNEVGGPIKALATFYKVAPDHLVAIHDELDIAFGTLRTKLGGGDNGHNGLRSLRSSLGTGDFYRVRAGIGRPPGRQDVADFVLSNYSSAERKELDVQVVEAADAVESLILDGLEKTQQRYNS, from the coding sequence ATGAGCGACCCAGCCGGCGCGACCGGTTCGGACGTCTGGCTCGTGGTGGGCCTCGGTAACCCGGGGCCCACCTACGCCGGCCACCGTCACAACGTCGGCTACCTCGTCGCCGACGAGCTGGCCCGGCGCCTGGGCCCGGTCCCCAAGGGAGGGCCCTGGCGCTCCCACAAGACAGGGCGCGCCGACGTCGTCGAGGGCAGGCTCGGGCTCGGTGGCCCGCGCGTCGTGCTGGCGAGGCCGCGCAGCTACATGAACGAGGTGGGCGGTCCCATCAAGGCGCTGGCCACCTTCTACAAGGTCGCGCCCGATCACCTCGTCGCGATCCACGACGAGCTCGACATCGCCTTCGGGACGCTGCGCACCAAGCTCGGCGGCGGCGACAACGGCCACAACGGGCTGCGCTCCCTGCGCTCGTCCCTGGGCACCGGCGACTTCTACCGCGTCCGTGCCGGGATCGGCCGGCCCCCCGGCCGCCAGGACGTCGCCGACTTCGTCCTCTCCAACTACTCCAGCGCTGAGCGCAAGGAGCTCGACGTGCAGGTGGTGGAGGCGGCCGACGCCGTGGAGTCCCTCATCCTCGACGGCCTGGAGAAGACCCAGCAGCGCTACAACTCCTGA
- a CDS encoding MarR family winged helix-turn-helix transcriptional regulator codes for MALPLPLLMFIVHRHAETRIWEHLARRGFDITPAQARLAARLDADGMRLTTLAEAAGVTKQTASALVDQLERAGYVERVPDPTDARARLIRIAQRGKQAQACAREMEQQVEGELTAHLGQRRMRELRRSLESLREITDPFL; via the coding sequence GTGGCCCTGCCCCTGCCCCTGCTGATGTTCATCGTCCACCGCCATGCCGAGACCCGGATCTGGGAGCACCTGGCCCGACGCGGGTTCGACATCACTCCCGCCCAGGCCCGACTGGCGGCGCGCCTTGATGCCGACGGCATGCGCCTGACCACCCTCGCGGAGGCGGCAGGCGTCACCAAGCAGACCGCTAGTGCCCTGGTCGACCAGCTCGAGCGCGCCGGCTACGTCGAGCGGGTGCCGGACCCGACCGACGCCCGGGCCCGCCTCATCCGCATCGCCCAGCGCGGCAAGCAGGCCCAGGCCTGCGCGCGGGAGATGGAGCAGCAGGTCGAGGGCGAGCTGACCGCCCACCTCGGTCAGCGTCGGATGCGCGAGCTGCGCCGCTCCCTGGAGTCGCTGCGGGAGATCACCGACCCCTTCCTGTGA
- a CDS encoding glycosyltransferase family 2 protein, producing MAVASVVIPAHNESASIARTLAALATGVEPGDLEVVVVANGCSDRTAQIARSANPPVRVRKIGQPSKSEAVRVGNATASVFPRVHLDADIELTGADVLRLVQPLIAGEVLATAPRREVPREGCSWPVRWFYDVWERLPQVESGLFGRGVVVVGEEGQRRLDALPRMLGDDLAMSDAFGETERRVVAEAVAVVHPPRTLRDLLRRRIRIVTGNHQADAADVRRASSRTSPRVLLALVAEQPRLAGPVAVFVAVHLTARIAARRAIRAGDFTTWQRDESSRMKTLRGVASGARS from the coding sequence ATGGCGGTGGCCAGTGTGGTCATTCCGGCGCACAACGAGTCCGCGAGCATCGCGCGAACCTTGGCTGCCTTGGCGACCGGCGTCGAGCCGGGCGACCTCGAGGTGGTCGTGGTCGCCAACGGATGCAGCGACCGGACCGCCCAGATCGCCCGCTCCGCCAACCCCCCGGTGCGTGTCCGGAAGATCGGCCAGCCCTCGAAGAGCGAGGCGGTGCGGGTCGGCAACGCCACGGCGTCCGTCTTCCCCCGTGTCCACCTCGACGCAGACATCGAGCTGACCGGGGCCGACGTGCTCCGGCTGGTGCAGCCGCTGATCGCCGGAGAAGTCCTCGCCACCGCCCCTCGGCGCGAGGTGCCGCGCGAAGGCTGTTCCTGGCCCGTCCGCTGGTTCTACGACGTCTGGGAGCGACTGCCGCAGGTCGAGAGCGGGCTCTTCGGACGAGGAGTCGTGGTCGTGGGCGAGGAGGGGCAACGCCGTCTTGACGCGCTACCCCGGATGCTCGGGGACGACCTGGCGATGTCTGACGCCTTCGGTGAAACCGAACGGCGCGTCGTCGCGGAGGCTGTCGCCGTCGTCCACCCCCCGCGAACCCTCCGCGACCTGCTGCGGCGGCGCATCCGCATCGTCACCGGCAACCACCAGGCGGATGCAGCTGACGTACGACGCGCCAGCTCGCGCACCAGCCCGCGTGTCCTGCTGGCGCTGGTCGCCGAGCAGCCGCGTCTCGCCGGTCCCGTGGCAGTCTTCGTGGCGGTGCACCTGACTGCGAGGATCGCTGCGCGACGGGCCATTCGCGCTGGAGACTTCACCACGTGGCAGCGCGACGAGAGCTCGCGCATGAAGACCCTCCGGGGTGTCGCGTCAGGAGCACGGTCGTGA
- a CDS encoding maleylpyruvate isomerase family mycothiol-dependent enzyme: MERTEMWGHIHRERAALAEQLADLSPADWSTETLCTGWSVLEVGAHVISHPQIRAGEVAGMLARNLGRRGYNQMTYLEVKRRARKETPESVLADFATYDGSTRTVPGTTRKEALIDVLLHTQDILRPLGRSHDMPPDAAAAAADRVRVLGWLTGWGARGVRLEATDVDWSHGEGLLVRGPMQELLMVFTGRSKAARDLEGDGLELLANR, encoded by the coding sequence ATGGAGCGGACCGAGATGTGGGGGCACATCCACCGGGAGCGTGCCGCGCTGGCCGAGCAGCTCGCCGACCTGTCACCAGCGGACTGGTCGACGGAGACCTTGTGCACCGGCTGGTCGGTGCTCGAGGTCGGCGCCCACGTGATCTCGCACCCCCAGATCCGGGCCGGGGAAGTCGCCGGGATGCTCGCACGCAACCTCGGACGCCGCGGCTACAACCAGATGACCTACCTCGAGGTGAAGAGACGAGCCCGCAAAGAGACGCCGGAGTCGGTGCTCGCCGACTTCGCGACGTACGACGGCTCGACCCGCACCGTCCCGGGCACCACCCGCAAGGAGGCGCTGATCGACGTGCTGCTGCACACCCAGGACATCCTGCGACCCCTCGGGCGCTCGCACGACATGCCGCCCGATGCCGCAGCCGCCGCCGCAGACCGCGTCCGCGTCCTGGGGTGGCTCACGGGCTGGGGCGCCAGGGGCGTGCGCCTCGAGGCCACGGACGTGGACTGGAGCCACGGCGAGGGGCTGCTCGTCCGAGGTCCGATGCAGGAGCTCCTGATGGTGTTCACCGGACGATCGAAGGCCGCGCGCGACCTCGAGGGCGACGGGCTGGAGCTGCTTGCGAACCGGTAG